One window from the genome of Trichoplusia ni isolate ovarian cell line Hi5 chromosome 13, tn1, whole genome shotgun sequence encodes:
- the LOC113499973 gene encoding uncharacterized protein LOC113499973 — MAVTRWRPRTRACALVIVLCLQVSYGYEQMYTISQLSPKSASIDEYPQGEVLQTNHPDLGLRIESSIDHEEEAVIPHEEVEEHVIIARSADPTVRESRSINIDEIPPSNNEIDNHLELHNKRKYYDIHPTKTMEYLRSDDEVILSSEGFGDRLEFKFPGEGKRVPKARALAPMGPRIRPTAVQPIFATATPREGRQNTEIQNIITGLVKLLNGKVNVQANSQLLRPGRPMASRINNRGPPKLSEGPPIPDFDVPITPPPHHYHPTKTPPPYPFDRPPVYVNLPEQMVPPLNRPGFHRPIPPWQRPRPRPPNRRPNPSLPMYKPNLPPIPNMPDLPDENEKLEEDVANENETTHSENNIHNEESEFPLTIPELNTTETDVKEDEQKDETTTIADTTTTSTTTTTTTTTTTQATTTEKQTTTEKPTTTEKTTTTTQKPSTTTEKTTTSEKPTTTTEKKIEKPKTDKKKDTILIEKDKNKDKFKIDDKFKLNITKDDLLEQAIQIIEPSLIDVKPSSVADAVPTPTNGLISHAPSSTVSTTTSSVEVIETSSINSQPIATSQGIPYQPYRPRPGIVLDDTDFKPHGTRYRPQAEVSVITAPESRPGYGEIFDVTVSAIQGLGEKGGGASVHIENVNLSGHEHDDIIVSPSGEQGFVSIDGKRTYLNLFDSSTPGPSIRPTQVQNLPQSVPPLAPPPLDPTIGTGVAVPADDIPLPPVRRPTRPNPTHHSHQPHSPLHRPQQGFRRPQPTVRIDTCIVGDDSTCDVAQNEKCRTEAGISSCQCRPGYARRIHRDPCRRVVSLLLNLRVDRLYERKVAWDSKLADKESDPYQQLSYEAVRAIDSAFSMTPFSDDFVSGSVNSVHKGDENNRGVYVNLTVLMQETPETSRSAVATDIQKHLLGVIRRRSNNVGASALYVDSPAGSVLPLHDVDECSSPDLNDCHQLATCTNTWGGFRCQCPDSTLDAAPLRAGRDCRACAASHCSERGVCKYAGGQPYCSCSSGYYGSTCEVDGEVVGVAVGASLLAALVIALTLAALLSWSRKWSREQKAVGMGSPIFNYMAANTIKTPPVGQPPYQVSIEERMRWAQIAEAMAQASHYAPEPAQMATRPSSAMFGGYPTLPPVPLPRLGLHGHHAGTLNTVASRANTAASHHNLYGYTNHMATESTSSEASSHVQERADLLVPRPKSRARSMHNQTGIYYDVEYENAGEGIYGTKGIPLSTYTVSRGPPFYRT, encoded by the exons GTTACGAGCAAATGTACACGATATCACAACTATCGCCAAAATCAGCCAGCATTGATGAATACCCACAGGGAGAGGTGCTACAGACTAATCACCCAGACTTAGGCTTAAGGATAGAATCTAGTATCGATCACGAAGAAGAAGCAGTTATACCCCACGAGGAAGTAGAAGAACACGTCATTATAGCCAGATCAGCTGACCCAACAGTCAGAGAATCCAGATCTATAAACATAGATGAGATACCACCGTCAAACAATGAAATAGACAATCATTTAGAGCTTCATAATAAGAGGAAATATTACGATATCCATCCGACGAAAACGATGGAGTATTTAAGAAGTGATGACGAGGTAATCCTGTCGTCTGAAGGGTTCGGTGACAGGCTCGAGTTTAAGTTTCCGGGGGAAGGGAAGAGGGTCCCAAAAGCGCGCGCACTGGCGCCTATGGGGCCCAGAATACGGCCTACTGCAGTGCAACCGATATTTGCGACAGCTACCCCTAGAGAAGGACGGCAAAACACTGAAATTCAGAACATTATAACTGGTCTTGTAAAGCTATTGAACGGCAAGGTCAATGTTCAGGCGAATTCTCAGCTTTTAAGACCAGGCAGGCCTATGGCGTCTAGGATTAATAATAGGGGGCCGCCGAAACTATCTGAGGGACCTCCGATACCAGATTTTGACGTGCCCATCACTCCACCCCCTCATCACTACCATCCTACGAAGACTCCACCACCATATCCATTCGATAGGCCACCAGTCTATGTCAATCTACCAGAACAGATGGTACCTCCTCTAAACAGGCCTGGATTCCACAGGCCAATACCTCCTTGGCAGAGACCGAGACCTAGGCCACCTAATAGGAGACCAAATCCTAGTCTTCCTATGTATAAACCTAACCTACCACCCATTCCGAATATGCCAGACCTTCCTGATGAGAATGAGAAGTTGGAAGAAGATGTAGCCAATGAGAATGAAACGACGCATTCAGAAAATAACATACACAATGAAGAATCAGAATTTCCTCTCACAATACCTGAACTAAACACTACCGAAACAGATGTTAAAGAAGATGAACAGAAAGATGAAACTACAACTATTGCTGATACAACGACAACATCAACAACCACAACAACAACTACAACGACAACAACACAAGCAACAACAACAGAGAAACAGACCACAACGGAAAAACCAACCACAACCGAAAAAACCACCACCACAACACAAAAACCGAGCACGACAACAGAAAAAACGACTACAAGCGAAAAACCGACAACGACGACCGAGAAAAAGATTGAAAAGCCAAAAACCGATAAGAAGAAAGATACAATACTAATagagaaagataaaaataaagataaattcaaaattgatgacaagtttaaattgaatattactaAGGATGATTTGCTAGAGCAGGCTATACAGATTATAGAGCCTTCTTTGATTGATGTGAAACCTAGTTCTGTAGCTGACGCAGTGCCTACACCTACAAATGGTTTGATCAGTCATGCACCGTCATCTACTGTGTCAACTACTACTTCATCTGTAGAAGTTATTGAAACATCGTCTATTAATTCTCAGCCAATTGcaa CTTCCCAAGGCATACCCTACCAGCCTTACCGGCCTCGTCCCGGCATAGTCCTGGACGACACGGACTTCAAGCCTCACGGCACCAGGTACAGGCCCCAGGCAGAGGTGTCCGTCATCACCGCGCCCGAGTCCAGGCCCGGGTATGGCGAAATCTTCGATGTCACCGTGTCAGCTATACAGGGGTTGGGAGAAAAGGGGGGTGGGGCTTCCG TCCACATAGAAAACGTGAACTTATCAGGTCACGAGCACGATGACATCATAGTCTCTCCCTCAGGGGAACAGGGGTTTGTCTCCATCGACGGCAAGAGAACATACCTCAACCTCTTCGATAGCTCCACACCAGGACCCAGTATAAGGCCTACACAGGTCCAGAACCTACCTCAATCTG TACCACCGCTAGCACCACCGCCGCTGGACCCCACAATAGGCACCGGCGTCGCGGTCCCGGCGGACGACATCCCACTCCCACCAGTACGGCGACCCACTCGACCCAACCCCACGCACCACTCCCACCAGCCACATTCACCGCTGCACCGCCCTCAGCAAGGGTTCCGAAGACCACAGCCTACTGTGAG GATTGACACTTGCATAGTAGGTGATGATTCCACTTGTGATGTTGCTCAAAATGAAAAATGCAGGACTGAGGCCG GTATATCCAGCTGCCAGTGCAGACCAGGCTACGCTCGCCGCATCCACCGCGACCCCTGCAGGAGAGTCGTGTCCTTGCTCCTCAATCTGAGGGTCGACAGGCTGTATGAGAGGAAG gtCGCTTGGGACTCCAAACTGGCTGATAAGGAATCCGACCCATATCAACAGCTGAGCTATGAGGCAGTTAGAGCT atcgATTCAGCATTTTCCATGACACCGTTTTCTGATGACTTCGTGAGCGGTTCCGTCAACTCAGTCCACAAGGGAGACGAGAACAACCGCGGGGTTTACGTTAACTTAACTGTTTTG ATGCAAGAAACCCCCGAGACGTCTCGCTCGGCAGTAGCCACGGACATACAGAAGCACTTGTTAGGAGTGATCAGACGCAGGTCGAACAACGTCGGGGCCTCAGCCCTGTATGTGGACTCGCCCGCCGGGAGCGTACTGCCGCTGCATG ACGTTGATGAATGTTCATCACCAGATTTGAATGACTGTCATCAGCTAGCGACGTGCACCAACACTTGGGGAGGATTCAG ATGCCAGTGCCCGGACAGCACGCTGGACGCGGCCCCGCTGCGCGCCGGGCGGGACTGCCGCGCCTGCGCCGCCTCGCACTGCAGCGAGCGCGGCGTCTGCAAGTACGCCGGCGGACAGCCCTACTGCAG CTGCTCTTCCGGTTACTACGGGTCGACGTGCGAGGTGGACGGTGAGGTGGTGGGAGTGGCGGTGGGGGCGTCCCTGCTGGCCGCGCTCGTCATAGCGCTCACACTGGCCGCGCTGCTGTCCTGGAG CCGTAAATGGTCGAGAGAGCAGAAGGCTGTGGGCATGGGATCTCCAATCTTCAACTATATGGCGGCGAATACCATCAAAACACCACCGGTGGGGCAACCGCCGTACcag GTGTCCATAGAAGAGCGTATGAGATGGGCGCAAATCGCTGAAGCGATGGCACAAGCTAGCCACTACGCG CCGGAACCAGCTCAGATGGCGACCCGGCCGTCGTCCGCCATGTTCGGCGGGTACCCCACACTACCGCCCGTGCCACTACCCAG ACTGGGCCTGCACGGCCACCACGCGGGCACCCTCAACACGGTGGCCTCGCGCGCCAACACCGCCGCCTCACACCACAACTTATACG GCTACACAAACCACATGGCAACAGAGTCGACCAGTTCGGAAGCATCTTCTCACGTCCAGGAGCGAGCTGACCTGCTCGTGCCCAGGCCCAAGTCTAGGGCTAGGAGTATGCAT AATCAAACCGGCATCTACTACGACGTTGAATACGAGAACGCCGGGGAGGGTATATACGGTACAAAGGGCATCCCTCTCTCCACATACACCGTCAGTCGAGGACCGCCCTTCTATAGGACTTAG